From a single Bacillus pumilus genomic region:
- the thiL gene encoding thiamine-phosphate kinase, producing MDEFDLIHRITPKETHQRSLIMGIGDDASVYQPQSHCEEVVCVDTMVEHVHFRFDFSSPFEIGFKALAVNVSDIAAMGGTPKYYLVSIAIPPHGDETIVTALYEGMKALADTYHMDLIGGDTVATRSDFVITVTVIGEVPEGTACYRHSAQSGDVVFVTGELGSSAAGLSLLMNEVAPTKAVDAAFFLERHKKPQPHIAAGHICSSFPRVTLNDVSDGLASELNEIAEASQVTIEIEANKLPIHPDLPMLRKDWLEWVLFGGEDFVLTGTIPEANWGRFEKKCRQENIQITRIGQVKGNQAASVLLTHNNQQTVLMKKGYNHFKK from the coding sequence GCAAGTGTTTATCAACCTCAATCACATTGTGAAGAGGTCGTTTGTGTTGATACAATGGTGGAGCATGTCCATTTTCGCTTTGATTTTTCCTCACCTTTTGAGATTGGCTTTAAAGCACTGGCGGTTAATGTCAGTGATATTGCCGCAATGGGAGGAACCCCAAAATATTATCTTGTGTCGATTGCCATCCCGCCTCATGGCGATGAGACCATCGTCACAGCTCTTTACGAGGGAATGAAAGCGTTGGCTGACACCTATCATATGGATTTAATTGGTGGGGATACGGTCGCTACTCGCAGTGATTTTGTCATTACAGTGACCGTCATTGGTGAGGTTCCAGAGGGAACAGCTTGTTATCGTCATAGTGCTCAGTCAGGAGACGTCGTCTTTGTCACAGGTGAGCTTGGTTCATCAGCAGCGGGCTTATCACTCTTAATGAACGAAGTAGCTCCTACCAAAGCGGTCGACGCTGCTTTTTTTCTAGAACGTCATAAAAAGCCTCAGCCTCACATTGCTGCCGGACACATTTGTTCAAGTTTCCCGCGGGTCACCTTGAATGATGTGAGTGATGGATTGGCGAGTGAGCTGAATGAAATAGCCGAAGCGAGTCAAGTGACAATAGAGATAGAAGCGAACAAGCTCCCAATACATCCAGATTTACCCATGCTGCGAAAAGACTGGCTGGAATGGGTGTTATTTGGTGGTGAAGACTTTGTTTTAACTGGTACGATCCCAGAGGCTAATTGGGGAAGGTTTGAAAAGAAGTGTAGACAAGAAAACATTCAAATCACCCGTATTGGACAAGTCAAAGGTAATCAAGCAGCAAGCGTTCTATTAACACACAATAATCAACAAACAGTGTTAATGAAAAAAGGGTATAATCATTTTAAGAAATGA
- the tsaE gene encoding tRNA (adenosine(37)-N6)-threonylcarbamoyltransferase complex ATPase subunit type 1 TsaE — protein MKLTWTTKGADETKRIAAALAKLVMPGDVLTLEGDLGAGKTTFSKGFAEGLGITRIVNSPTFTIIKEYTDGRLPLFHMDVYRMEDAEEDIGLEEYFEGEGVCLVEWAHLIGPQLPSSYLKIEMLRTEREEERHLTLTAKGERYEALCKEMKEFDHTGN, from the coding sequence GTGAAATTAACATGGACGACAAAAGGTGCGGATGAGACGAAACGAATTGCCGCTGCTTTGGCCAAACTTGTGATGCCAGGCGATGTTTTGACATTAGAAGGGGATTTAGGCGCAGGCAAAACGACTTTTTCAAAAGGTTTTGCAGAAGGCTTAGGTATTACCCGTATCGTCAACAGCCCTACCTTTACCATTATTAAAGAATATACCGATGGCAGACTGCCACTTTTTCATATGGACGTGTACCGGATGGAAGATGCCGAAGAAGATATCGGACTCGAAGAATATTTTGAGGGCGAAGGTGTATGCTTGGTTGAATGGGCGCATCTTATTGGACCGCAATTGCCTTCTTCCTATTTAAAAATAGAAATGCTGAGAACAGAACGTGAAGAAGAACGTCATCTCACGTTGACTGCAAAAGGGGAGCGCTATGAGGCCCTTTGTAAGGAGATGAAAGAATTTGACCATACTGGCAATTGA
- the tsaB gene encoding tRNA (adenosine(37)-N6)-threonylcarbamoyltransferase complex dimerization subunit type 1 TsaB has protein sequence MTILAIDTSNHTLGIALVKDSTVIGESITYLKKNHSLRAMPTVEALMKECGVVPSELSKIVVAKGPGSYTGVRIGVTIAKTLAWTLSIPISAVSSLETLAANGQYFDGWISPLFDARRGQVYTGLYTFEEGKINEIKRDQNILLTDWLDELKQTGKPVLFLGQDVHLHAENIRSILGETAVIAEGAFHNPRPSMLALLGADRPAEDVHQLVPNYIRLAEAEVKWLEGQK, from the coding sequence TTGACCATACTGGCAATTGATACGTCAAATCATACACTAGGGATTGCCCTTGTCAAAGATTCCACAGTGATTGGTGAGAGTATCACGTATTTAAAAAAGAACCATTCTCTCCGAGCGATGCCGACTGTTGAGGCATTGATGAAAGAATGTGGTGTAGTGCCAAGCGAATTAAGCAAAATCGTTGTAGCGAAGGGGCCAGGTTCTTACACTGGCGTCCGAATCGGGGTGACCATTGCAAAAACACTCGCATGGACGCTGTCTATCCCGATATCGGCTGTTTCAAGTTTAGAAACATTGGCGGCAAATGGTCAATACTTTGATGGATGGATTTCGCCCCTATTTGATGCGAGAAGAGGGCAAGTTTATACTGGGCTGTACACGTTTGAAGAAGGAAAGATCAACGAAATCAAACGAGATCAAAATATCTTGCTCACGGATTGGCTTGATGAGCTGAAGCAAACAGGAAAACCTGTCCTATTTCTTGGACAAGATGTGCATCTTCATGCAGAGAACATTCGCTCCATTTTAGGAGAAACTGCTGTAATAGCAGAGGGGGCTTTTCATAACCCTAGACCTTCAATGCTTGCGTTATTAGGGGCAGATCGTCCTGCGGAAGATGTTCATCAGCTTGTTCCTAACTATATTCGTTTAGCAGAAGCGGAAGTGAAATGGCTTGAAGGACAAAAATAA
- the rimI gene encoding ribosomal protein S18-alanine N-acetyltransferase has product MTVADIPEVYTIEVHSFTAPWKKESFVYEILHNQYSHYFLIEEDHQPVGYCGVWIVMEDAQITNIAILPEHRGKGYGEALLRYVMEFCKEKKTDHLSLEVRVSNTPAQSLYEKLGFRPASIRKNYYTDNGEDALVMWVNINE; this is encoded by the coding sequence ATGACGGTAGCGGACATTCCAGAGGTGTATACGATTGAAGTGCATTCCTTTACTGCACCTTGGAAAAAAGAATCCTTTGTCTATGAGATTCTTCATAACCAATACAGCCATTATTTCCTCATTGAAGAAGATCATCAGCCTGTTGGGTATTGCGGGGTCTGGATTGTCATGGAGGATGCACAAATTACGAACATTGCAATTCTCCCAGAGCATAGAGGAAAGGGCTACGGAGAAGCATTGCTTCGGTATGTGATGGAGTTTTGCAAAGAAAAAAAGACAGATCATCTTTCTTTAGAGGTGCGTGTATCGAATACACCAGCCCAGTCCCTATATGAAAAGCTTGGTTTCAGACCAGCTTCTATTCGAAAGAACTATTATACGGATAATGGAGAAGATGCATTGGTCATGTGGGTGAATATAAATGAGTAA
- the tsaD gene encoding tRNA (adenosine(37)-N6)-threonylcarbamoyltransferase complex transferase subunit TsaD, whose protein sequence is MSKQTDRFILGIETSCDETAASIVKNGKEIVANVVASQIESHKRFGGVVPEIASRHHVEQVTIVLEEVMAQANMNFQDLDAIAVTEGPGLVGALLIGVNAAKALSFAHQIPLVGVHHIAGHIYANQLVDELQFPCLALVVSGGHTELVLMKEHGSFEVIGETLDDAAGEAYDKVARTMGLPYPGGPHIDRLAHEGEATIKLPRAWLEEGSYHFSFSGLKSAVINTLHNASQKGETIAPENLAASFQESVIEVLVGKTLKAAEAYGVKQVVLAGGVAANKGLREALTEAFTKLPEVKVIIPPLSLCTDNAAMIAAAGTIAFEKGIRGDMAMNGQPGLPLVSYE, encoded by the coding sequence ATGAGTAAACAAACAGATCGATTCATATTAGGTATAGAAACAAGCTGTGATGAAACAGCTGCATCTATTGTGAAAAATGGGAAAGAAATTGTAGCGAATGTTGTGGCCTCGCAAATAGAAAGTCATAAACGATTTGGCGGTGTTGTCCCGGAAATCGCTTCGAGGCATCATGTGGAGCAAGTCACCATCGTGTTAGAGGAAGTGATGGCACAGGCCAATATGAACTTTCAGGATTTGGATGCCATTGCTGTCACAGAAGGACCGGGCTTAGTTGGTGCTCTTTTGATCGGTGTCAATGCAGCCAAAGCCCTGAGCTTTGCTCATCAAATTCCGCTCGTTGGTGTTCATCATATTGCAGGTCATATTTATGCAAACCAGCTTGTAGATGAGTTGCAGTTTCCGTGTTTAGCTCTTGTTGTCTCTGGCGGGCATACTGAGCTTGTGCTAATGAAGGAGCACGGGTCTTTTGAAGTCATCGGAGAAACATTAGATGATGCGGCGGGGGAAGCCTACGATAAAGTGGCTCGGACGATGGGGCTTCCGTATCCAGGGGGACCTCATATTGACCGGCTAGCACATGAAGGTGAGGCAACGATTAAGCTTCCTCGTGCATGGCTTGAAGAAGGTTCTTATCACTTTAGCTTCAGTGGATTAAAATCAGCTGTGATAAACACATTACACAACGCATCTCAAAAGGGAGAAACAATTGCTCCAGAGAATTTGGCGGCAAGTTTTCAAGAAAGCGTCATTGAAGTGCTTGTTGGGAAAACATTAAAAGCAGCTGAGGCCTATGGTGTCAAGCAGGTGGTCCTAGCTGGTGGGGTCGCTGCCAATAAAGGGCTGAGAGAAGCTTTGACGGAAGCATTCACGAAGCTCCCTGAAGTGAAGGTCATCATTCCGCCGCTATCACTTTGCACAGACAATGCAGCCATGATTGCTGCTGCTGGAACGATTGCGTTTGAAAAGGGAATAAGAGGCGATATGGCGATGAATGGCCAGCCAGGCTTACCACTTGTCTCATATGAATGA
- the abc-f gene encoding ribosomal protection-like ABC-F family protein, with protein sequence MMILQVNQLSKSFGADTVLTNIKLEVKARDRIAIVGRNGAGKSTLLKIIAGQMSYEQGEIIKPKDLSIGYLAQHTDVTSTRTLKDELLTVFDHLKGMEEEMRTIEEKMASSTGSELDSLMKTYDRLQQEFKDQGGYQYEADVRSILHGLGFSHFEDETTVQSLSGGQKTRLALGKLLLMKPELLILDEPTNHLDIDTLSWLEQYLQNYTGAILIVSHDRYFLDKVVNHVYEVSRTAMKKFAGNYSKYLELKAEQLERDMKLYEKQQEEISKLQDFVDRNLARASTTKRAQSRRKQLERMDRLDKPLGDEKSANFHFDITRQSGNDVLKVQDLDISYDEKTPLLSSLSFHIKREDSVALIGPNGIGKSTLLKTLTNTLTPVKGDITFGSHVTIGYYDQEQAKLTSSKKVLNELWDDYPHMNEKEIRTCLGNFLFSGDDVLKPVHALSGGEKARLALAKLMLQKANFLILDEPTNHLDLDSKEILENALIDYPGTILFVSHDRYFINRLATKVFELSPTETKEYLGDYDYYLEKKNEQLELEALQENEQLKKQASKPVETAKLSYAEEKELKKKERQKQRRIEEIEERIAVIEEKLSENEQLLCDPAIFQDHEKVQAIQSENDTFNQELESLFAEWEELSES encoded by the coding sequence ATGATGATTCTACAAGTGAATCAGCTGTCCAAGTCATTTGGTGCTGATACCGTTTTAACGAATATAAAATTGGAAGTCAAAGCAAGGGATCGGATTGCCATTGTAGGTCGTAACGGCGCAGGCAAATCCACCCTTTTGAAAATCATTGCCGGTCAAATGTCTTACGAGCAAGGTGAGATCATCAAACCGAAAGACCTATCGATTGGCTATTTAGCTCAGCATACCGATGTGACGTCTACACGTACATTAAAAGACGAATTATTAACGGTTTTTGATCATCTAAAAGGGATGGAAGAAGAGATGAGAACCATTGAAGAAAAGATGGCTTCCTCTACAGGTTCTGAGCTGGATTCCCTCATGAAAACCTATGACAGGCTGCAACAGGAATTTAAAGATCAAGGCGGCTATCAATATGAAGCAGATGTCCGCTCTATTCTTCATGGGCTCGGTTTCAGTCACTTTGAAGATGAAACAACTGTTCAATCCTTAAGTGGTGGTCAGAAAACCCGTCTTGCGCTTGGGAAGCTCTTATTAATGAAACCAGAACTCTTAATTTTGGACGAGCCGACCAACCATTTAGATATTGATACCTTATCATGGCTAGAGCAGTATTTGCAAAATTATACAGGTGCTATTCTCATCGTATCCCATGACCGCTATTTCTTAGACAAAGTGGTGAACCATGTGTATGAAGTCTCTAGAACAGCGATGAAAAAGTTTGCAGGGAACTATAGTAAGTATCTTGAGCTGAAAGCAGAGCAGCTAGAGCGTGATATGAAGCTCTACGAAAAGCAGCAAGAAGAAATCTCGAAGCTCCAGGATTTCGTAGATCGCAACCTGGCAAGAGCCTCGACTACAAAGCGCGCTCAAAGCAGACGCAAACAGCTTGAACGGATGGATCGATTAGATAAGCCATTAGGTGATGAAAAGTCTGCAAACTTTCATTTTGATATTACGAGACAAAGCGGCAATGATGTGCTGAAGGTACAGGATCTCGATATTAGTTATGATGAAAAGACGCCGCTTCTATCCTCCCTTTCTTTTCATATCAAACGCGAAGATAGCGTGGCACTCATTGGTCCTAACGGGATCGGGAAATCTACCCTTTTAAAAACGTTAACGAATACATTAACACCTGTAAAAGGAGACATCACTTTTGGATCTCATGTCACGATCGGCTACTATGACCAAGAACAAGCCAAACTGACATCCTCCAAAAAAGTGCTCAATGAGCTTTGGGATGACTACCCTCATATGAATGAAAAAGAAATTCGGACATGCTTAGGGAACTTCCTCTTTTCCGGTGATGATGTATTAAAGCCTGTTCATGCATTAAGCGGTGGTGAAAAAGCTCGCCTTGCCTTGGCAAAGCTGATGCTCCAAAAAGCCAATTTCCTTATTCTTGATGAGCCTACGAACCATCTAGACTTAGATAGTAAGGAAATTTTAGAGAATGCGCTGATTGATTATCCAGGAACCATCTTATTTGTCTCGCATGATCGTTATTTTATTAACCGACTAGCAACGAAAGTATTCGAGCTGTCGCCTACGGAAACAAAAGAGTACCTTGGTGATTATGACTACTATCTTGAAAAGAAAAATGAACAATTAGAGCTTGAGGCACTTCAAGAAAATGAACAGCTTAAAAAACAAGCATCAAAACCAGTAGAAACGGCAAAACTTTCTTATGCAGAAGAAAAAGAACTGAAAAAGAAAGAGAGACAAAAGCAACGCAGAATTGAAGAAATTGAAGAGCGGATTGCTGTCATTGAAGAGAAACTTAGTGAAAATGAACAGCTTCTATGTGACCCTGCTATTTTCCAAGATCACGAGAAGGTCCAAGCGATTCAATCAGAAAATGATACGTTCAATCAAGAGCTTGAATCCCTTTTCGCAGAGTGGGAAGAGCTATCCGAATCTTAA
- the moaC gene encoding cyclic pyranopterin monophosphate synthase MoaC, protein MSQFSHFNEQGRAKMVDISDKSSTVRTAIAASSVRMIKEVFHKIEQREIGKGDVLSVAQVAGIMAAKQTSTIIPMCHPLALKGVDISFDWEEDGNAHILNIQVQVKTKGSTGVEMEALTSASVCALTVYDMCKAIDKGMIIGPTYLIEKTGGKNGDFHRASDI, encoded by the coding sequence ATGAGTCAATTTAGCCACTTTAACGAACAGGGAAGAGCAAAGATGGTCGACATTAGTGACAAATCGTCCACAGTGAGAACCGCCATTGCTGCTTCAAGTGTTCGTATGATAAAAGAAGTGTTTCATAAAATAGAGCAACGTGAAATTGGAAAAGGGGATGTGCTGTCTGTCGCACAGGTTGCTGGCATTATGGCAGCAAAGCAAACATCTACCATCATCCCAATGTGTCATCCGCTTGCACTAAAAGGCGTGGATATCTCCTTTGATTGGGAGGAAGACGGAAATGCGCACATTCTGAACATACAAGTACAGGTAAAAACAAAAGGAAGTACGGGTGTGGAGATGGAAGCGCTCACTTCTGCTTCAGTATGTGCACTGACCGTTTACGACATGTGTAAAGCGATTGATAAAGGCATGATCATCGGTCCTACCTATCTAATCGAAAAGACAGGTGGGAAAAACGGTGATTTTCACAGAGCATCTGATATTTAA